One genomic window of Nitrospirota bacterium includes the following:
- a CDS encoding class I SAM-dependent methyltransferase: MSNQISIHDKEMTAGLSHMASMPHYTSWVMSFFLPYLHGKIIEVGAGIGTYIPHYQAVSSSIYVLEPDPLFAGEIRRTYPDVTVIDVPIEEMSVPAVGPFDVVICINSLEHFADDRAAVRQLSSMLAVGGKMCIYVPARPELFSKWDRSVGHYRRYTKSSLRAIIEDTNMTIRSLHYTDPLGGVAWYISGCIGVTPAVQDSSVSAFMRFFDIYCVPLQRLVERIIPMFWGKTLVCIAERIS; this comes from the coding sequence ATGTCTAATCAAATTTCTATACATGATAAGGAAATGACTGCAGGATTGTCTCACATGGCTTCCATGCCGCACTATACAAGCTGGGTTATGAGTTTTTTTCTGCCATATTTACACGGGAAGATTATTGAAGTTGGCGCTGGAATAGGTACTTATATTCCACATTACCAGGCCGTATCATCTTCTATATACGTATTAGAACCAGATCCTCTGTTTGCCGGTGAAATCAGGAGGACTTATCCTGATGTTACGGTAATTGATGTTCCAATTGAAGAAATGTCCGTGCCGGCAGTTGGCCCATTCGATGTTGTAATTTGCATAAATTCATTGGAACACTTTGCGGATGATCGCGCTGCTGTCCGGCAATTAAGTAGCATGTTGGCTGTCGGCGGAAAGATGTGCATATATGTTCCCGCACGACCGGAGTTATTCAGTAAGTGGGATCGCTCAGTTGGACATTATCGTCGCTACACAAAAAGCAGTCTGCGGGCAATAATTGAGGATACGAATATGACCATAAGGTCACTGCATTATACCGATCCGTTGGGTGGCGTGGCCTGGTATATTTCCGGGTGTATTGGTGTTACTCCTGCTGTGCAGGATTCATCTGTCTCAGCATTCATGAGATTCTTTGATATTTATTGTGTTCCGCTGCAACGATTGGTTGAAAGAATAATACCCATGTTCTGGGGTAAGACGTTAGTCTGTATAGCCGAAAGGATTTCATAA
- a CDS encoding capsular biosynthesis protein has translation MGRDKALWDQAIHSGKERRKILLATSVGHYYAGTALESLIATALTLRGFEVHVLLCDSFLPVCQVCSIFLVDNLRDFIKDGPARNICVGCFVSGKMLFERVGVKVHRYSDFITDEEAERAKTISSGLPLSEIPNYTANGIHIGEHAVSGALRFFGSGTLDQEADSEPILRRSLDASLRSYYVASGMAQKHRFDCVLLHHGIYVPQGILCETFRELKTRVVTWIQSYRSRTFIFSHDETYHHTLISEETSKWENMRWDEDIEKELMDYLGSRRCGTHDWISFMRDPVDQEIKIDFSKPAIGMLTNVMWDAQLHYPANAFRNMLDWALKTIRYFAARPDMQLVIRVHPAEISGFLTSRQPIIQEIKKVFPELPANVFIIPPDSKISTYDLMDKCDTFIIYGTKTGVELSARGIPVIVAGEAWIRNKGITIDVSSEEEYFRILDRLPLKERLSAETTLKAKKYAYHFFFRRMIPVEFVEPTGIDNIPYRISLESLHDLLPGRSRGLDTICDGITKGVEFIYKAEEA, from the coding sequence ATGGGAAGGGATAAGGCGCTATGGGATCAGGCGATCCATTCCGGAAAAGAGAGGCGTAAGATCCTGCTGGCCACCAGCGTGGGGCACTATTATGCGGGCACTGCTCTTGAGAGCCTGATTGCCACAGCCCTTACCCTGCGGGGATTTGAAGTGCATGTCCTACTGTGTGATTCCTTCCTGCCTGTCTGTCAGGTCTGCTCAATATTTCTCGTGGATAATTTAAGAGACTTTATTAAAGACGGACCTGCACGAAACATCTGCGTTGGATGTTTTGTATCAGGGAAGATGCTCTTTGAGCGGGTAGGGGTTAAGGTCCACCGCTACAGTGATTTTATTACAGATGAAGAGGCAGAAAGGGCAAAGACGATTTCTTCAGGGCTTCCCCTTTCCGAAATCCCAAATTATACCGCGAATGGGATCCATATCGGGGAACATGCTGTTTCAGGCGCCCTGAGATTTTTTGGCAGCGGTACCCTCGATCAGGAGGCTGACAGTGAACCAATCCTGCGTCGTTCTCTCGACGCCTCGCTGCGTTCTTATTATGTCGCATCCGGCATGGCCCAAAAACACCGGTTTGATTGCGTGCTGCTGCACCATGGGATCTATGTGCCCCAGGGAATATTGTGTGAGACCTTCAGGGAATTAAAGACGAGGGTGGTGACATGGATCCAATCCTACAGGAGCAGGACCTTTATCTTCAGCCATGATGAGACCTATCATCATACTTTGATCTCGGAAGAGACGTCCAAATGGGAGAATATGAGGTGGGATGAAGATATTGAAAAAGAGTTGATGGATTATCTGGGGAGCAGGAGATGCGGTACCCATGACTGGATTTCTTTCATGCGCGACCCGGTGGATCAGGAGATAAAGATTGATTTCTCAAAGCCCGCTATAGGGATGCTGACGAATGTAATGTGGGATGCCCAGCTTCATTATCCTGCAAATGCATTCAGGAATATGCTCGACTGGGCCTTAAAAACGATCCGCTATTTTGCAGCAAGGCCGGATATGCAGCTTGTGATAAGGGTCCATCCGGCTGAGATCAGCGGCTTCCTCACTTCAAGGCAACCGATCATTCAGGAGATAAAAAAGGTCTTTCCTGAACTGCCGGCGAATGTCTTCATCATACCGCCGGATAGTAAGATCAGCACCTATGACCTCATGGATAAATGCGACACATTCATCATATACGGCACAAAGACAGGCGTTGAACTTTCGGCAAGGGGAATCCCGGTGATAGTTGCCGGAGAGGCATGGATACGGAACAAGGGGATCACCATTGATGTATCTTCAGAAGAGGAATATTTCAGGATACTGGACAGACTCCCGCTAAAGGAGCGGCTGTCTGCGGAGACTACGCTTAAGGCGAAGAAATATGCCTACCACTTCTTCTTCAGGCGGATGATACCCGTGGAATTTGTGGAGCCAACAGGCATTGATAATATCCCATACCGGATAAGTCTTGAGAGCCTGCACGATCTCCTGCCAGGCAGGAGCAGGGGACTCGATACTATCTGTGATGGGATTACAAAGGGCGTTGAATTTATCTATAAAGCGGAAGAAGCCTGA
- a CDS encoding glycosyltransferase, giving the protein MKEGNKKVVVWLYSDDHLRHPFICIAAESLMNHGYSLTVIDKASEKAKQYDHIPLYPPLLSESGNLISLLIKALQIVTYEMMALWRPFCNTLRRSPSLIIVTMPQMLVIGWIASRILRARLVYYPFELYGEQCAPARILVKRLERLILKRGIDGLITQNEERAKVYQDERGARVRPVIVHNYKPLREVTGSGKLRKSLKLSETDRIVLYEGMLVQGRWLDKLIQSATYLHPDAKLVFMGKDTPWWRESAGRLLTMPGIVEKVLVAPYVSQDELLSYVADADVGVIIYDDKVRNNYYCEPGKLSDYVIAGVPLIVPDFPTIAPVVRQHGIGAVFNNPEPEEIARVVNSVLATPKQVWQTALEKARKDLVWETQLPGFLMAISGEPS; this is encoded by the coding sequence ATGAAAGAGGGTAATAAAAAAGTAGTTGTGTGGCTCTATTCTGACGATCACCTCCGGCATCCATTCATCTGCATTGCAGCAGAGTCGCTTATGAATCATGGGTATAGTCTGACAGTCATTGATAAGGCATCAGAAAAGGCAAAACAGTATGACCATATCCCGCTCTATCCACCGCTGCTGTCTGAGTCAGGGAATCTTATTTCACTCCTGATAAAGGCCCTTCAGATCGTAACCTATGAAATGATGGCCCTTTGGCGTCCTTTCTGCAATACGCTACGGAGGTCGCCTTCACTGATTATAGTGACGATGCCTCAGATGCTGGTCATTGGCTGGATCGCTTCACGGATCCTGCGGGCCCGCCTGGTTTATTATCCTTTTGAACTCTATGGGGAACAGTGCGCGCCGGCACGCATATTAGTAAAAAGGCTTGAGAGGCTAATCCTCAAAAGGGGGATTGATGGACTGATTACGCAAAATGAGGAGCGGGCAAAGGTCTATCAGGATGAACGGGGTGCGCGGGTCAGACCGGTCATCGTACACAATTATAAACCCTTAAGGGAAGTTACGGGTTCCGGCAAATTGCGAAAGTCGTTAAAGTTATCTGAAACAGACCGGATCGTATTATACGAAGGTATGCTGGTCCAGGGCCGCTGGCTGGATAAACTGATCCAATCAGCTACGTATCTCCATCCTGATGCCAAACTGGTATTTATGGGGAAAGATACGCCGTGGTGGCGGGAAAGCGCCGGAAGACTGTTGACTATGCCTGGAATAGTTGAGAAGGTACTGGTTGCACCTTATGTCTCTCAGGACGAACTCCTGAGTTATGTAGCTGATGCAGATGTGGGCGTCATCATCTACGATGACAAGGTGCGGAATAATTATTATTGCGAGCCAGGAAAGCTGAGCGATTATGTGATTGCAGGGGTCCCTCTGATCGTCCCGGATTTTCCGACTATAGCCCCTGTGGTGCGTCAGCACGGAATAGGAGCTGTCTTTAATAACCCGGAACCAGAGGAGATCGCACGGGTTGTAAATAGTGTATTAGCGACGCCAAAGCAGGTCTGGCAGACGGCGCTGGAAAAGGCCAGGAAGGACCTGGTCTGGGAGACGCAGCTGCCAGGCTTTCTAATGGCCATATCTGGCGAGCCGTCATGA
- a CDS encoding class I SAM-dependent methyltransferase, whose product MSTKEGYTKPTRGSGLLEGLLAKKRARIANALIPPEKRNGRLLDVGCGTFPYFLNNTSFKEKFGIDKGIGSGVVQAGPLSLSSFDFENDDTLPFREGYFDVVTMLAVIEHLEPDRVAGVLNECRRVLNDGGLLIITTPAFWTDKLLRMMAALGLVSPEEILEHKDVYSHSKIAALLCKGGFSQGKMRSGYFELFMNLWTVAAK is encoded by the coding sequence ATGAGTACAAAAGAGGGATATACGAAACCAACAAGGGGCAGCGGGCTATTGGAAGGCCTTCTTGCAAAAAAAAGGGCCAGGATCGCCAATGCTCTGATACCTCCGGAGAAGAGGAATGGACGATTGCTGGATGTTGGCTGCGGGACATTTCCGTATTTTTTAAATAACACCAGTTTTAAAGAGAAATTCGGGATAGATAAAGGGATAGGATCAGGTGTTGTTCAGGCCGGCCCTTTATCGTTGTCCAGCTTTGACTTTGAAAATGACGACACACTGCCGTTCCGTGAAGGCTACTTCGATGTAGTTACCATGCTGGCGGTCATAGAGCATCTCGAGCCTGACCGGGTTGCCGGTGTTTTAAACGAATGCCGCCGGGTATTGAATGATGGCGGGCTGTTGATCATTACGACCCCTGCCTTCTGGACTGACAAGTTGTTAAGAATGATGGCAGCGCTTGGATTGGTCAGCCCTGAAGAGATCCTGGAGCATAAAGACGTCTACAGCCATTCAAAGATAGCAGCGCTCCTATGCAAAGGCGGATTCAGCCAGGGAAAGATGAGGTCCGGGTATTTCGAGCTGTTTATGAATTTGTGGACAGTGGCTGCAAAATAG
- a CDS encoding glycosyltransferase family 2 protein — protein MKLSVVIPVFNEVNTIRDIIKKVGEVDLDKELVIVDDYSSDGTRDVLKSMEGDANIRIFYHQKNMGKGAALRTGFKQASGDVVIIQDADLEYNPQEYPRLIKPILDGRADVVYGSRFLTTEERRVLFFWHSLGNTFLTLISNMCTNLNLSDMETCYKVFKADVLKDIVIEEERFGFEPEITAKIAKRGYRIYEIGISYSGRNYSEGKKIGWKDGVRAFWCIVKYNLLRR, from the coding sequence ATGAAGCTGTCAGTCGTAATCCCTGTTTTTAACGAAGTCAATACTATAAGAGATATCATCAAAAAGGTCGGGGAAGTTGATTTGGACAAGGAGCTGGTTATAGTTGATGATTATTCTTCTGATGGTACAAGAGACGTCCTGAAAAGCATGGAAGGGGACGCAAATATCCGTATCTTCTATCATCAGAAGAATATGGGGAAAGGGGCTGCGCTAAGGACAGGGTTCAAACAGGCGAGCGGTGATGTTGTGATCATTCAGGATGCTGATCTTGAATATAATCCTCAGGAATACCCCAGACTGATAAAACCTATCCTGGACGGCAGGGCAGATGTAGTCTACGGCTCCCGTTTCCTGACGACTGAGGAGCGCCGGGTATTGTTTTTCTGGCATTCTCTGGGAAACACATTTCTGACATTAATCTCAAATATGTGCACGAATCTTAATCTTTCTGATATGGAGACATGCTATAAGGTATTCAAGGCGGATGTGCTCAAGGACATAGTTATTGAGGAGGAGCGCTTCGGCTTTGAGCCGGAGATTACAGCAAAGATTGCCAAAAGGGGGTATCGGATCTACGAGATTGGAATATCTTACAGCGGCAGGAATTATTCTGAAGGCAAGAAGATAGGGTGGAAGGATGGCGTCAGGGCATTCTGGTGTATAGTAAAATACAACCTGCTTAGAAGATGA